The genomic DNA CTCTACGCCGACCCGACAGCGACCCAATGGTCATCCCGTCGCCACGTTGACATGATAATGGGAGGATTGACAGCATGTAGAGATTCCGTGCGGTCAATTCGCGACTATGTAAAGGCCGGCACAGCTGCGGTCTGGCCAGTCAAAGTCCCACCCTTCGTACCTCCGATCACGTTCACAGCAAACGACTTGGCTGGAGTCAACTTCCCGCACAACGATCCTCTCGTCATCGAATTACACGTTGGAGAGAGTGAAGTAATAAGGATTATGGTCGACACGGGAAGCTCCGTCAACGTAATCTTCCGGGATGTCCTCGACAAAATGGAGGTCAATAATAGAGAAATCAAACCATCGATCAGGCCGCTCACCGGGTTCGACGGAAATTACATGATGACGTCTGGCACAATTAAGTTGCCAATCTACGTATCCGGCATTCCCTCGTGGCACAAGTTTGTTGTGGTCGACAAGCCGGCTGTTTATAACATCATTCTCGGATCCTCCTGGATTCACGACATGCAGGCCGTCGNTGCATTTATCGAATGTTCGCTGGCTAGCTTAAGAGCTAAACAGTGAAGTTGTTTAGGTATGCTGCTTGATGCGACGTGTCGATATAAATACTCTTGGATCTTAGCCGTTCTTGTTCTTTGTTCCATCAATGTTACCATTTCTTTTAGCTTTTGAGCAAATTCTCTTGCGTCTGATTTGCTTCTTTTGACTTCAGACATGAAATCTTGAAGTGTTTGAGGTATATCAGTTCTTCCTTTGAGTTCTTGTTCGCTTAAAGGCTGTTGTAAAACTTGGTACATAGCTTCTGGAACATTCTAGAAAATAACCGAAAATAACTTTACTTTCTTCACCACTCTGTATCACCAcagtaattatataaaatgtgCTCTAGAATCTGAAACTGAAGTTAGAGAGGACTTACACCAGAATCAACCCTTCTTCCTAAAAGCTTTGGCTTTAGCCTCTTTCCCAAGCAAGCTGTTAATTACAAAGATATCTTATTCAGCTTGACTATAATACCTACAAAATTAATCTGAAACAAACCGACCAGCTCTTGGATTATTCACTTTTGAGCGTAAATCTCTAGAAGTTATTCCACTGTTTTCGTTTGGATTATTCTATTGATTGAggataatatatttatatctcaGCTCGACGCAGTTGTCCatgtaatatacataaataagtAAATTGTGTATTcagtaaaaatatatctatagttttgaaaaaaaacgaaatcaacAGTTCactattttacataatttccgGATATAGGAAGAAACAGAAATGATAGAAACGTACCAAGAGAGGAGCAAGGAGAGGGCTCGCCATCGATAGAATCAACGGTGGAGAGAACGAAGACGAACCggagaagaaaagtgaagaagagcAAAGAATAAAACATCATTTGATAAGAGAATTTTCTAGAACCAACCTTCACTTTTATGAACTCTCTCAACCCTTTCCCTGTGACCACTGTCACATGTCTCAAGCTCGGAGATATATGCAATTGCATCTCTCCTCTGTTTTAtgtctctgttttcttctttttttctttctgaatgTGTTATGTTCTGAAGGGAGATGAATGTCCGAAGAAGGAAACCGGATCTCACGTTGTTATGTATTGTATGGTTTATTTCAAAAGGGTCCATGTCATTTACCTAACCTTGCTTTGTGTTTAGGTTATTAATGGCAGATCATAACTCtgatgtttattttatatttttgggatacaaaaaaacttaactCTGATGTTTCACGTAGGGAAAAGGATATGTGTCATCATGTGTGTTTGTTACAAGTCGAAACACCACGGTTCTATGTTACGgtttttgtttctgtatttgTTAGCAAACTTCGGTTTTCCCCGGTTATTCTACTTGGTTTTTGGTTCGATTCTCCAAGCTGGTGGCATCAATTGTTGTTTATGTATCCTATTCTTGTTGGCACGTTTTGGTGGTACTTGGATTCAGGGtattctttttgtatttgtatgaACTATGGAAAGCTTCGGTTTACTCGGTATACCACTCGGTTAAGTGTTCGAATCacaaaactcttaaaattaattgaatgcCACTTTTAATGATCGATCACTAAACCTAGAAATTTCGTGGTActtcaacatatatatgattcacTGATTACATGCAATTCGGATTATATTTGGTCCATTTCGATATAAGTCGGTTTGGTTAGAGAGGATGTGGATTTAGGATTTGGCTTTATGTTGAAGGAGAGAAGTTGGAGAGACAAAAGACAAGTCAAAGGCAAATGCAACGTCccagatgttaaaaaaatattgagagtGTAGATGAAAAGGAGCTGTTTGGTGGTTACAAGACATAACTTTACATCTAAATAAAGTCTTTGAACAAAGACATTGGAGCTTCAACTtcagaattttctttttcaggaCTAATTTCTTCTCTAATTTCGATTGCGAccctttctttcttaaattatttttaacccTCCCTCTCCCAAACAAAAAAGTCTTTAAACGGCCTCTATGAGATACCATAATGAAATCTGTCTTGCATGGTAAGACTCTAAAAATGTAtccattttttgtattttctcttctctatttttgttttatttccatGCTTACatattcaataaatttttttttttaatataagtaaGAAATAGTGATTAAAAGTCATTTCGTCGAGTTAGCGGCTAATTAAGGACAAAAGTTTCGAGATAAGCATTTTTGTAAGatgagtcaaattttttttttttttttatcaacttgAACATTTCGCATATATATGTTCATAGAGTAGGTTTCATTTTATGCATAATAGAATCAGTAATGTTAAATCCCTAACGTACATGGTGCATAGTTTCATttcaaaacattaaatttttaaaaagtttcaaaaactaATATTGCATAGTGCATACATACAACTAGATACATAACGTTATTTGTAGATGATAAATAATAATCACACttataataattaacatataatttgGATTCCTCTTAAATACGAGTAATGAGTGAAATAGTTGTAATAGCCATTAATTGAATTGGCTAACCATATCTACGTACCCATTTTTGGGTACTGGCGCGGACGCTAAATGTGGTAAAGTGACTGAAGCAGTGGCGACATAAGCACTTGCCATGGCTGCTACAACCACCCACATCATCCAATGTGTGATAACTAAGAACTTCATAAACAGAGCTTCTCTATAATTAAGCTATAATGAGGAGAATGACCATATTCATTGATGTAATCATGTAAACAACTCGATGCTATTGCTTATCGAGAAGATCATGAAAACTAGCGACTTCCCGACGGCTAATAGACTTATAAAGGGTTCTTCTTGATTGACCCCACCAGGCGGGTTTAGACTGCATGTGAAAGTAACTGATGCAGTCAGGCCGGCCCTGGATGCAATCAAGACCGCAACAATGGTGATTGTACTCCTAGCGTTTGCGAAGCCCTTCAATTGTATCTCAATTTCTTTGTTTGGACTCACTTTACTTTAAACTCTTGCCACTTGCTCTCTTGgatgttggatatgggtttcaccCAGCCTTAGCAAGCTTTCTTACAGGCCCACTATCGAAACAGTCACCCCAAAAACCCAGGAAGGCAGACCAACTAAAATCCACTTGTCGGGCCGATTAAGCTCCTAGAAGGCCCAATTGGGACGGACAGCCCAATAAATGACGGCCCGAATAAGAACGATCGCCGACTTTACTTGAGGACAATCCCACATCGATCCCGAGGCAGAGAGGTGAAACGTCCCATCAGCTATAAATACCAAAGGAGCAGCTTGCAGAAGGCATTAAGTAACATCGGGCAAGAGTCAGGAGTAAATCCGATTCTAAGCTATAGTTCAGTTAGTCATTTTGAGAAATACAATTCTCTGTAATTAGCCGACCGACTTATAATGGTTATATTGTAATTCGACGATCTTTGACTATCTTAATAAAAGTCCTTTGTTTCACCCTTTCTATTATATCATCCTCGAGTTAGTAGCTACACTAGTTCAACATTTGGTGCGCATCCAGGGAAACAAACAAGGAAAGCTTTTGAAGAAAGTCCAACATCGACGAAGTACATTTTGAGCAATGGCAGAAAGAGAAACGACGGGCAGCGACGGCTATGTGGCGGACACGCCGGACCATCCAGCAGGCCCAAGAGGAGCTTCCAATACCGCCGACCCGGCCCCCGACAACGCCGAACGGCTCGATCGGAGAAGGCACCAGCGCCCTCGACATAGGAGCACTAATGCGAAGCATCCTGGAAAAAATCGACGCCCAAGACAGAAAGACAGAGGAACGATTCGCCACTCTCTCTAGCGTCTGTGcaaaactacaagaaaatgCCGAACATCCAGACGGCACCAATAGAGCCGATCCCAATAGCGCCGACCAGAACCAGAGCGGGGAATTGGCCGAACTCAAAAGTCAAATGAAGGATGTCACAAGCAAGTTCCACCAAGCAACCAGCGCGGCACCTGATGTAGACCATATGTTGGAGCAGTCCCAAAAAACTCCATTTACTGCGCGAATCCGTCGGGTCGTCGTTCGCCCCGATTGCAAAATAAAGCACCTACCTCCGTATAAGGGAGATTCGGACCCAACTCACCATTTGACATCCTTCGAGATCGCAATCCATCGTTGCGAGTTTTCCCCGGAAGAGCTAGACGCTGGAAAGTGTCAGCTGTTCATCGAAAACCTGAGCGGCGACGCCCTCGGCTGGTTCTCCTCTTTGCCGCCTGACTCAATCGACAGCTTCCGTACACTCTCGCTAACCTTCTTGAAACAATACTCGATATTAGCCGTCCCCACCGCGACAATCGCCGATCTCCACAATATCGAGCAAGGGGAACATGAGCCGTCGCGAACATTCATGGATAGGTTCAAAAAGATTGCCACACAGGTAAAAGCACCCCATAGCGTTTCGCTTGCAGCCCTTCACAAGGCCCTATGGTACGAATCAACGTTCCGAAAGGATCTCAAGTTGAACAGATTCCCAACTTTCCAAGATGCCCTCCATCGAGCGGGAGTCCACATTgaactggaagaagaaaaagtcatcTACGACAAAAAACGTGCTTCTACCGGAATTCAAGTGCCAACCGGCAAAGCAAAAGAGGTATACCACGAACCTCGCCAACACCTCGACAAAGAGTACCTCGCGGACAGTAAGAAGCGCGGCGCAACGTACCTCGTCAATGACGCCCCGCCAACCCCCGCAGTCAGTTCGTCAGCTATAGTACCGACGACCCCACCAAAAGGGGCAAGAGAAGAGCCTGACC from Camelina sativa cultivar DH55 chromosome 2, Cs, whole genome shotgun sequence includes the following:
- the LOC104755036 gene encoding probable galacturonosyltransferase 12, with the protein product MQLHISPSLRHVTVVTGKGLREFIKVKVGSRKFSYQMMFYSLLFFTFLLRFVFVLSTVDSIDGEPSPCSSLACLGKRLKPKLLGRRVDSGNVPEAMYQVLQQPLSEQELKGRTDIPQTLQDFMSEVKRSKSDAREFAQKLKEMVTLMEQRTRTAKIQEYLYRHVASSSIPKQLHCLALKLASEHSINAAARLQLPEAELVPTLVDNNYFXLSFYGAKASQGWHYTRLDGRRLQSQRGEPYHRPSLGA